In a single window of the Tepidisphaeraceae bacterium genome:
- a CDS encoding fibronectin type III domain-containing protein: MTPAADAFVRGGQYAANPYGLNGTIEVKNYIADLTRVGHVKFDISTLPTTVASATLRLHGKLAGTVAPLTVSVHSAANANWTDAGITWSNQPAQTGATLGTFVVNSATASWHELDLTNCVNAAKAAGQSSISLRLTGPNGNTAVIEFSSREASTVANRPQLVVVADASAPTPPAAPTNLTAVAASPTQLNLTWDDQASDEAGYLLEYGASGAFPAGGATGVVSLPANATSYVLGGLTPGIAYHVRVRATNAGGASANSNVASATTQLALSPTDLQHGDIGGPAIVGDASYSAGAAGTGSSYALQGGGADVFGTSDQFHFAYYPLGGDGTIIARVASIQNTHASAKAGVMVRESLAPNARNAFMNVKPTAGVEFSWRTSAGGSTGYTNAAGLGAPYWVRLTRVGDVVTASRSADGAVWTVAGTATFAGLAGTVHVGLAVTAHDNAKLATGAFDNVTIAGHVPEPIAPSGLTATVAAAASPAQVNLAWTDHAGNETGYRVERSSDGGATFATLPAAAALAAGTTTFGDATVAAGVAYNYRVRATGPTIAGVQRDSAWSNAASATTPPSAAVAPAAPTDLSATATSPTQVDLAWTDNAGDEGGYRVERSTDGGATFTALAGMPLAVNATIYSDTTVAAGTPYRYRVIATGAAGAPDSAASNMDDATTPAALSISIGGDASVAEGATYTLSLSASGYGSDVIDHWAVDWDGAGPLVAETVMGNPGSVTHVFPDGLNPATDSTVTARAYLAGDTTGTTAAHKSVTVSNAAPIVAIGGAPTTWAAGQMYNLTASATDVGLADAAAGFTYAWSQAVDGGTPTIVTGPSFSVTPNTLESYVLTLTATDKDGASSVADTLSFTVNPAVATTAVDDELVFKHHNGPVRLSVLANDLRDPGITLDISGITQPANGTVVILSGSPDVLTYVPSTGFVGTDTFTYTIDDGHGGVSTATVSVAVQAGNGADAVDSVRPGAKDYTLGDGFIIDPNATFTPISQGNYQYTTTIPVNATEPWSYGDGGDDVLHTRVTTGSQTLTVISTFPGDGSWSYYESLSFTRTILTAPVIGGTGITQTETIIDNYVFSGHGNLTSSYFSFTADGSDAVMGSLAGPVTMTWGSLGTKYENTTSSANLTTGVVTGTSDQHGGQSYSSSGNGTYSYETTGGSVTGTTNQSSSWEDTYQYSATNGTYSQQQSDGWGYSGSGSYEDTDTSAGPSTGSVTGSFNNSSTISGTINEGGSGSSTGQYAIVSQLVSGTWIKTGSGSTADSNVGHWSSAGDGAYTRSTSDTNGTLSVSGSKGVSSESSWNSSGTVSQTLVSSGTWSIVSGDGDSSGGTSDSWHYNGGGSYSDISAGLTGGTILEDATNGSSNNYSIHSDWVTGSWVQSGTNTNSTLDRGNWSSSGSSPYSRSTSDDNGTLSVAGNKGVTHSVGWIDQSSGTQSLAADGAWSNGTGAGNSTRQTNDEWSYQGSGTYTDVTAGLTSGTINEGASNKSTESFSVHSTWNDNGVTQEGKTTDTTLDKGSWHSSGTGAYANQSDPSSASTYAMSTSGSKHVHHKTDWNTTGDATSTLDATGAWVTTTGSDNSATASLSMNGEWSNGTGGTTATKEVKDDWDYSGSGNYTSTAAGSANPVTGTINEGASNGATEHYSVHSSWSEDGTVTQKGKTSSTTLDKGSWHSSGTGEYTRSTNGSNGTLHVTGSRFVKHATDWNTTGDATSTLDAKGQWVTTSPADGTAAAVASLSMNSDWSDGHGGTTATKDVSNDWGYNGSGTYTDIAAGVSDGAINEGASNGATDHYSVHSSWSEDGVVIQKGRATATTLDKGSWHSNGTGEYTRSTSDANGTLSVTGTKDMAHEADWKTDGGVTSTLDATGSWVTTTLTGGSTTSSLQMDSDWSISEGDGTSTKRVSDDWQYEGGGTYSDASAGITNGQINEDGRNGSTHTYSVQATWAEGSWEKSGDKSDTSVDAGNWSSSHSEDRTWSERGAELVGTRAVTHGTGWAVESTISKTYDSGSDAWENASNTTATTTENLDRTESSGSGSYTRGMGDLLTVTGTVNASSAQSKSTAFTATSTLGDDGTYTYSGTGTGDASTSQSFGYSGGGTYSDSPSTHTSATYAGDGYTGNSSTMSSGSINQSLQEGGHESSTSSVLTVWVLDPNGAWRASETVGSDEGDTSASFSYSNVSDSTMRTQDNLYFSQSTLESLTEFTTFESSSNSEQSSYHYSRELTATTDEYGQTTTSGSGYGSGSANGQRNYELDHGGTVYQKSTDLTTGESSTIAPPPGAMDNDQQRNESFDYSGGWSETYSDGGDRSGSTFGTNTAEGTWSWQQYMYADGDSYSDTTGTPGYGSFDSPNTPQSRGIWHGGSPYGTAGSAGYGYGGSLPAAGAIGSPPDVTQPPPVNPNAPVKSSAPVQPDEPVPVCFAAGTLVLMADGTHKPIEQIEVGEMVLAASDQDPEGPVTPCRVAETYRRGPSPLWFVTVAGEVIRCTGEHPFYVKGKGWTHAKDLTEGDEMRTPERGSVTVESVVLSDVIEVVFNLNIDGHHTYFIVRSSSASAVLVHNADYPLTPGESMFPVLSGSLGHINPGDRLPPLYDPATGPGPQGDRPPEPPFSTSVLPAWIGSTVDFVVDLLPLASSVKSAVQAGTGVNPVTGEELTVSERQIEGAMVLGGLIPGGKLIGKGLKKFGGAVWDAAKPYVTKLLNGARGNAPHNAANFAKFKDQLRAAMTKPHVTDPELSRYMDELYRDNAQIGSGSTAAAVRLELATGGTVGGRTHSQKARDMSLALEKWLKNNPGASPGDRAAAENVLQDMLNALNGN; encoded by the coding sequence CTGCGCCTCCACGGGAAGCTCGCCGGCACGGTCGCGCCGCTGACGGTCAGCGTCCACTCTGCGGCCAACGCGAACTGGACCGACGCGGGCATTACGTGGTCCAACCAGCCGGCTCAGACCGGCGCGACTCTTGGCACGTTCGTCGTCAACAGCGCTACGGCCAGCTGGCACGAGCTGGACCTGACGAACTGCGTCAACGCGGCGAAGGCTGCGGGACAGAGCAGCATCAGCCTCCGGCTGACCGGGCCCAACGGCAACACGGCGGTCATCGAGTTCAGCTCGCGCGAGGCGTCGACCGTGGCCAACCGGCCGCAGCTGGTCGTCGTTGCCGACGCCTCCGCGCCGACGCCGCCGGCCGCCCCGACGAACCTCACGGCGGTCGCGGCGTCGCCAACGCAGCTGAACCTGACGTGGGACGACCAGGCGAGCGACGAGGCCGGCTACCTGCTGGAGTACGGCGCCAGCGGCGCGTTCCCGGCCGGCGGCGCGACGGGGGTGGTATCGCTGCCGGCAAACGCGACGTCGTACGTGCTGGGGGGTCTGACGCCGGGGATCGCCTACCACGTCCGCGTCCGCGCGACCAACGCCGGCGGCGCCAGCGCCAACAGCAACGTCGCCAGCGCGACCACGCAGCTCGCCCTGTCGCCGACCGACCTTCAGCACGGCGACATCGGCGGCCCCGCGATCGTCGGCGACGCCAGCTACAGCGCCGGCGCAGCCGGCACGGGCAGCAGCTACGCGCTGCAGGGCGGCGGCGCCGACGTGTTCGGCACGAGCGACCAGTTCCACTTCGCGTACTACCCGCTCGGCGGCGACGGCACGATCATCGCGCGCGTCGCGTCGATCCAGAACACCCACGCCTCGGCCAAGGCGGGCGTGATGGTCCGCGAGTCGCTCGCGCCCAACGCGCGCAACGCGTTCATGAACGTCAAGCCGACGGCCGGCGTTGAGTTCTCGTGGCGCACGAGCGCCGGCGGCTCGACCGGCTACACGAACGCCGCCGGGCTGGGCGCGCCTTATTGGGTGCGCCTGACGCGCGTCGGCGACGTCGTGACCGCCAGCCGCTCGGCCGACGGCGCGGTCTGGACCGTCGCCGGCACCGCGACGTTTGCGGGGCTGGCCGGTACCGTTCACGTCGGCCTCGCCGTCACGGCCCACGACAACGCCAAGCTCGCCACCGGCGCGTTCGACAATGTGACGATCGCCGGCCACGTGCCCGAGCCGATCGCGCCCAGCGGCCTGACGGCGACCGTGGCGGCGGCGGCGTCGCCGGCTCAGGTGAACCTGGCCTGGACCGACCACGCGGGCAACGAGACCGGCTACCGGGTCGAGCGCAGCAGTGACGGCGGCGCGACCTTCGCGACGCTGCCCGCCGCCGCGGCGCTGGCGGCGGGGACGACGACGTTCGGCGACGCCACGGTCGCGGCGGGCGTCGCCTACAACTACCGCGTCCGGGCAACCGGGCCGACGATCGCCGGCGTGCAACGCGACTCCGCCTGGAGCAACGCCGCGTCGGCCACGACGCCGCCATCGGCGGCGGTCGCCCCAGCGGCGCCGACGGACCTGTCGGCCACCGCCACCTCGCCGACGCAGGTGGACCTGGCGTGGACGGACAACGCGGGCGACGAGGGCGGCTACCGCGTCGAACGCAGCACCGACGGCGGCGCGACCTTCACGGCGCTGGCTGGTATGCCGCTGGCGGTCAACGCCACGATCTACAGTGATACGACGGTCGCGGCGGGCACGCCGTACCGATACCGCGTTATCGCGACCGGCGCCGCCGGCGCGCCCGACTCAGCGGCGTCCAATATGGATGATGCGACGACGCCGGCGGCGCTGAGCATCAGCATCGGCGGCGACGCATCGGTCGCCGAAGGAGCGACGTATACGCTGTCGTTGTCAGCGAGCGGCTACGGGTCCGACGTGATCGATCACTGGGCCGTCGATTGGGACGGGGCCGGCCCGCTCGTGGCCGAGACCGTGATGGGCAATCCCGGCAGCGTCACCCACGTGTTCCCCGATGGCTTGAATCCCGCGACCGATAGCACCGTCACCGCCCGAGCGTACCTCGCGGGCGACACCACCGGGACGACTGCGGCGCACAAGAGCGTCACCGTCAGCAACGCGGCTCCCATCGTGGCGATCGGTGGGGCACCGACGACGTGGGCGGCCGGGCAGATGTATAACCTGACTGCGTCGGCGACCGACGTCGGCCTGGCCGATGCTGCGGCAGGCTTCACGTACGCCTGGTCCCAGGCCGTCGATGGGGGCACGCCGACGATCGTGACCGGCCCATCGTTTAGCGTCACTCCCAACACTCTTGAAAGCTATGTGCTGACGCTCACGGCAACCGACAAGGACGGTGCATCGTCTGTTGCCGACACCTTGTCGTTTACGGTCAATCCAGCCGTCGCAACGACTGCTGTCGATGACGAACTCGTTTTCAAGCATCACAACGGTCCGGTGCGTCTTTCCGTGTTAGCCAACGATCTGAGGGATCCAGGTATTACGCTCGATATCAGCGGTATTACCCAGCCAGCAAACGGCACCGTTGTTATTCTCAGCGGTTCGCCGGACGTGTTGACATATGTGCCTTCAACGGGCTTTGTCGGCACCGACACGTTCACGTACACGATCGACGATGGCCATGGGGGCGTCAGCACGGCGACTGTGAGCGTCGCCGTTCAAGCCGGAAATGGTGCCGATGCTGTCGACAGCGTCCGACCGGGCGCGAAGGACTACACGCTTGGCGACGGGTTCATCATAGACCCAAACGCAACCTTCACGCCCATCTCGCAGGGCAACTATCAGTACACGACGACGATCCCGGTTAACGCGACCGAACCCTGGAGCTACGGGGACGGCGGCGACGACGTTCTGCACACGCGGGTGACGACAGGCAGTCAGACGCTGACGGTCATCTCTACGTTTCCGGGAGACGGGAGTTGGAGCTACTACGAGTCGCTCTCGTTCACGCGGACCATTCTGACCGCACCGGTCATCGGTGGGACCGGCATCACCCAAACTGAAACTATCATTGACAACTACGTGTTCTCCGGTCACGGGAACCTGACGAGTTCGTACTTCTCGTTCACGGCAGACGGCAGCGACGCCGTGATGGGCAGCTTGGCCGGGCCGGTGACCATGACGTGGGGCTCACTGGGCACGAAATACGAGAACACGACGAGTTCCGCCAATCTGACGACCGGCGTCGTCACCGGCACAAGCGACCAGCACGGCGGGCAGTCCTACAGTTCGTCAGGAAACGGCACCTACAGTTACGAGACCACCGGCGGCTCGGTGACCGGTACCACGAACCAAAGCTCATCGTGGGAGGATACCTATCAATACAGTGCGACGAACGGGACATACTCGCAGCAGCAATCGGACGGATGGGGTTATTCGGGCAGTGGTTCGTACGAGGACACCGATACGTCTGCCGGTCCGTCGACGGGCAGCGTCACCGGCTCGTTCAACAATAGCAGCACGATCAGCGGCACGATCAACGAGGGCGGCAGCGGGTCATCGACCGGCCAGTACGCGATCGTTTCGCAGTTGGTGAGTGGCACCTGGATTAAGACCGGCAGCGGGTCGACCGCGGACTCCAACGTCGGCCACTGGTCCTCGGCAGGGGACGGTGCATACACGCGCTCGACGAGCGACACGAACGGGACACTGAGCGTCAGCGGCTCCAAGGGCGTTTCCTCGGAAAGCAGCTGGAATTCCAGCGGAACGGTCAGCCAGACGCTGGTTTCCAGCGGCACGTGGTCCATCGTGTCCGGTGACGGTGACTCCAGTGGCGGGACGAGCGACAGCTGGCACTACAATGGTGGCGGCAGCTACTCCGACATCAGCGCTGGCCTTACCGGCGGCACGATCCTCGAAGATGCCACAAACGGGTCGAGCAACAATTACAGTATCCACTCAGATTGGGTCACGGGGTCGTGGGTGCAGTCGGGTACAAATACCAACAGCACGCTCGACCGCGGCAACTGGTCTTCGTCGGGCTCCAGCCCGTACTCGCGAAGCACGAGTGATGACAATGGCACCCTGTCGGTTGCTGGAAATAAAGGCGTCACGCACAGCGTCGGATGGATCGACCAGAGCAGCGGCACGCAATCGCTAGCTGCCGACGGAGCGTGGTCGAACGGTACCGGCGCCGGTAATTCCACCCGGCAGACCAACGACGAGTGGTCTTACCAAGGCTCCGGAACGTATACCGACGTCACCGCCGGCCTCACTAGCGGCACAATCAACGAGGGAGCGAGCAACAAGTCAACCGAAAGCTTCTCCGTTCACTCCACCTGGAACGACAACGGTGTCACGCAGGAGGGCAAGACGACCGACACGACGCTGGACAAGGGCAGCTGGCACTCGAGCGGCACGGGGGCGTACGCGAACCAGTCGGACCCGTCGTCGGCGTCGACGTACGCGATGTCGACGTCGGGCAGCAAGCACGTCCACCACAAGACGGACTGGAACACGACCGGCGACGCGACGTCGACGCTGGACGCGACCGGCGCGTGGGTCACGACGACCGGGTCCGACAACAGCGCGACGGCGTCGCTGAGCATGAACGGGGAGTGGTCCAACGGCACCGGCGGCACGACGGCGACGAAGGAGGTCAAGGACGACTGGGACTACAGCGGCAGCGGCAACTACACCAGCACGGCGGCGGGCAGCGCCAACCCGGTGACCGGCACGATCAACGAGGGGGCCAGCAACGGCGCGACCGAGCACTACAGCGTGCACTCGAGCTGGAGCGAGGACGGGACGGTCACGCAGAAGGGCAAGACGTCGAGCACGACGCTGGACAAGGGCAGCTGGCACTCGAGCGGCACGGGCGAGTACACGCGCAGCACGAATGGATCCAACGGTACGCTTCACGTCACCGGGTCAAGATTTGTTAAGCACGCTACCGACTGGAACACGACCGGCGATGCGACGTCGACGCTGGACGCGAAGGGGCAATGGGTGACGACGAGTCCGGCCGATGGGACCGCCGCTGCCGTGGCGTCGCTGAGTATGAACAGCGATTGGTCCGATGGCCACGGCGGCACGACCGCGACGAAGGACGTAAGCAATGATTGGGGGTACAACGGTAGCGGCACGTACACCGACATCGCCGCAGGCGTTAGCGATGGCGCGATCAATGAAGGTGCATCGAACGGGGCGACCGATCACTACAGCGTCCACTCCAGTTGGAGCGAGGACGGCGTCGTCATCCAAAAAGGCCGGGCCACTGCGACGACGCTGGACAAGGGCAGTTGGCACTCCAATGGCACGGGCGAATACACGCGCAGCACGAGCGACGCCAACGGTACGCTCTCGGTGACCGGCACGAAGGACATGGCGCATGAGGCAGATTGGAAGACGGATGGCGGCGTCACCTCGACGCTCGACGCCACCGGCAGTTGGGTAACCACAACGCTTACGGGCGGAAGCACGACGTCGTCGCTCCAGATGGACAGCGACTGGTCCATTAGCGAAGGGGATGGCACCTCCACCAAGCGCGTCAGCGACGATTGGCAATACGAGGGCGGCGGTACCTATTCCGATGCTAGCGCCGGCATCACGAACGGCCAGATTAACGAAGACGGGCGCAACGGCTCAACACATACTTACAGCGTTCAAGCCACTTGGGCGGAAGGAAGTTGGGAGAAGAGCGGCGACAAGTCTGACACGAGCGTCGACGCCGGAAACTGGAGCTCGTCGCACAGTGAGGATCGAACCTGGTCCGAGCGAGGTGCAGAACTCGTCGGCACAAGAGCAGTGACCCACGGCACGGGCTGGGCGGTCGAGAGCACGATCAGCAAAACCTATGACTCTGGCTCAGACGCCTGGGAGAACGCATCCAACACCACTGCGACGACCACAGAAAACCTTGATAGAACCGAATCCAGCGGGTCTGGCTCGTACACGCGCGGTATGGGAGACCTGTTAACCGTCACCGGCACCGTCAACGCGAGTTCGGCACAGTCCAAATCAACCGCGTTCACGGCAACGAGCACCTTAGGTGATGACGGTACCTACACGTATAGCGGTACCGGTACCGGCGACGCGTCGACCTCGCAGAGCTTTGGTTATAGCGGCGGCGGTACATACTCTGATAGCCCGAGCACGCACACAAGCGCCACGTACGCCGGCGACGGATACACCGGCAATTCCAGCACCATGTCGAGCGGCAGCATTAACCAATCGCTGCAGGAAGGTGGGCATGAGAGCTCGACGAGCAGCGTGTTGACCGTATGGGTCTTGGACCCGAACGGTGCATGGCGCGCATCGGAGACCGTCGGCTCTGACGAGGGCGATACAAGCGCGAGCTTCAGCTATTCGAACGTCAGCGATTCAACAATGAGAACTCAAGACAACCTCTACTTCTCGCAGAGTACGTTGGAGAGTCTCACGGAATTCACGACGTTCGAGTCCAGTTCGAATAGCGAGCAGTCATCGTACCACTACAGCCGCGAGTTAACCGCGACCACGGACGAGTACGGGCAGACGACCACGAGCGGCTCTGGCTACGGGTCCGGCTCTGCCAATGGGCAGCGAAATTATGAGTTGGACCACGGTGGAACCGTCTATCAGAAAAGCACCGATCTGACCACCGGAGAGAGTTCAACTATCGCCCCTCCTCCCGGGGCCATGGACAACGATCAACAACGGAACGAAAGCTTCGACTACTCCGGCGGGTGGAGCGAGACCTACTCCGACGGCGGCGACCGCAGCGGCTCGACGTTTGGTACAAACACCGCCGAGGGCACGTGGTCGTGGCAACAGTACATGTACGCCGACGGCGACTCGTACAGTGACACTACCGGCACTCCTGGCTACGGTTCTTTTGACAGCCCAAATACTCCCCAATCCCGTGGCATTTGGCACGGCGGAAGCCCGTACGGGACCGCCGGTTCGGCCGGGTACGGTTACGGCGGGTCGCTGCCGGCCGCCGGCGCCATCGGTAGCCCACCGGATGTCACGCAGCCACCACCGGTGAATCCCAACGCTCCCGTGAAGTCGTCAGCGCCAGTTCAGCCCGACGAGCCAGTCCCAGTCTGCTTCGCGGCGGGGACGCTGGTGCTGATGGCCGACGGGACGCACAAGCCGATCGAGCAGATCGAGGTGGGCGAGATGGTCCTGGCGGCGTCGGACCAGGACCCGGAGGGGCCGGTGACGCCATGCCGGGTCGCCGAGACGTACCGTCGCGGGCCGAGCCCGCTGTGGTTCGTAACGGTGGCAGGCGAGGTGATCCGCTGCACCGGCGAACATCCGTTCTACGTAAAGGGCAAGGGTTGGACTCACGCTAAGGATCTCACAGAGGGCGACGAGATGCGCACGCCGGAGCGCGGGAGCGTGACGGTCGAGTCAGTGGTTTTGTCCGATGTGATTGAAGTCGTCTTCAATCTGAACATCGATGGGCATCATACCTACTTCATCGTGCGGTCGAGTAGTGCCAGCGCCGTGCTAGTGCACAACGCCGACTACCCGCTGACGCCGGGCGAGTCGATGTTCCCGGTCCTCAGTGGGTCACTGGGCCACATCAACCCGGGTGATCGGTTGCCACCGCTCTACGACCCGGCGACGGGTCCCGGCCCGCAGGGCGATCGCCCGCCGGAGCCGCCGTTTTCTACGAGCGTGCTGCCGGCGTGGATCGGTTCAACCGTGGACTTCGTCGTTGACCTCCTGCCGCTTGCCAGCAGCGTCAAAAGTGCGGTTCAGGCCGGCACCGGTGTCAACCCTGTGACGGGCGAAGAACTGACGGTGAGTGAGCGGCAGATCGAAGGCGCTATGGTGCTGGGGGGTCTGATACCGGGCGGTAAGCTAATCGGCAAGGGGCTTAAGAAGTTTGGCGGAGCAGTCTGGGATGCCGCCAAACCGTACGTGACAAAACTGCTAAACGGAGCAAGAGGTAATGCTCCTCATAATGCGGCCAACTTCGCAAAGTTCAAGGACCAGCTCCGCGCAGCGATGACCAAACCTCATGTGACGGATCCGGAGCTCAGCCGTTATATGGATGAACTCTATCGGGATAATGCTCAAATCGGTAGTGGAAGCACGGCAGCCGCAGTACGCCTCGAACTGGCAACTGGAGGGACAGTGGGAGGACGAACCCATTCGCAAAAAGCTCGAGATATGTCTCTTGCGTTGGAGAAATGGTTAAAGAACAATCCCGGTGCAAGCCCTGGTGATCGGGCGGCGGCAGAGAACGTTCTTCAGGATATGCTTAATGCACTAAATGGGAATTAG